Proteins encoded together in one Impatiens glandulifera chromosome 1, dImpGla2.1, whole genome shotgun sequence window:
- the LOC124925424 gene encoding probable glucan endo-1,3-beta-glucosidase A6 — MKVKQVKLYDSNPAILGALRGSDIEVTVMVPNQLLVSISTNQAIADEWVRSQVLPFYPKTKIRYVLVGNEILSIPDRNIQLSLVPSMYRIQKSLAKFGLLRKVRVTTSLAMDVLQASYPPSNGTFRADISTQIIKPMLQFLKYTKSFLFLDVYPYFAWASNPVDIKLDYALLSSANNIRVKDPGTGLTYTNLLDQMIDAVYFAMKRMGYPHVGIFIAETGWPNGGDIGQTGGANINNAAIYNRNVIKRFTAIPAIGTPALPGVVIPALVFALYNENLKPGLGSERHFGVLYPNGSSIYGLDFSGKTRPGGDTRGPLPARKVWCVVRNGGSTANRKALGEAVTYACGQGNGTCDPIKPRGVCYRPDSFILQASYAFSAYWAQFKKLGGSCYFNGLAKQTTMDPSKLIIEYNVTLILFFLLM, encoded by the coding sequence ATGAAGGTGAAGCAAGTCAAACTGTATGATTCTAACCCGGCCATTCTCGGCGCCCTGAGAGGATCCGACATCGAGGTTACGGTCATGGTCCCGAACCAGCTCCTTGTGAGCATCTCCACCAATCAAGCTATCGCAGACGAATGGGTACGGTCCCAAGTCTTACCCTTTTACCCAAAAACAAAGATCCGATACGTTCTCGTCGGAAACGAAATCCTTTCTATCCCCGACCGTAACATCCAGCTCAGCCTCGTCCCGTCGATGTACCGGATTCAGAAATCGCTTGCGAAATTCGGCCTCCTCCGTAAGGTCAGAGTCACTACCTCATTGGCCATGGACGTGCTTCAAGCTTCTTACCCGCCTTCCAATGGAACCTTCCGTGCCGACATCTCCACTCAAATCATTAAACCTATGCTTCAGTTTCTCAAGTACACGAAATCATTCCTCTTCTTGGATGTATACCCGTATTTCGCTTGGGCATCCAACCCGGTCGACATCAAGCTTGATTACGCCCTGTTATCCTCCGCCAATAACATAAGGGTTAAGGATCCGGGTACGGGGTTAACCTACACCAATCTGCTGGATCAAATGATAGACGCGGTCTACTTTGCCATGAAAAGAATGGGCTACCCGCATGTTGGGATCTTTATAGCGGAAACCGGTTGGCCGAATGGAGGAGATATTGGCCAAACAGGAGGAGCTAATATTAACAATGCAGCAATTTATAACCGGAATGTAATAAAGAGATTCACGGCGATACCCGCCATCGGGACGCCGGCGCTGCCGGGTGTAGTCATACCGGCATTAGTTTTTGCCCTGTACAACGAGAACTTGAAACCGGGTCTGGGATCGGAGAGGCATTTCGGGGTGTTGTATCCTAACGGGTCAAGTATTTACGGACTTGATTTTTCGGGTAAAACACGGCCGGGGGGAGATACCAGGGGGCCGTTGCCTGCTAGAAAGGTATGGTGCGTGGTGAGGAATGGTGGGTCGACGGCGAATCGAAAGGCATTGGGGGAGGCGGTGACGTACGCTTGCGGGCAGGGAAATGGAACCTGCGACCCGATCAAGCCGCGGGGAGTGTGTTACCGGCCGGATTCGTTTATCTTGCAAGCTAGTTATGCGTTCAGTGCATATTGGGCACAGTTTAAGAAACTGGGTGGATCTTGCTATTTCAATGGCCTTGCTAAGCAGACTACAATGGATCCAAGTAAGTTAATTATTGAATACAATGtaactttgattttattttttttactaatgtaA